In Brassica napus cultivar Da-Ae chromosome C2, Da-Ae, whole genome shotgun sequence, the sequence aattatgtcaaataattttggcaagataatattgtggaatatgaacatatttaccaaattgttttattaatatctctttaaatttacaaaaaaaaatcacaactaaatgagtagacatacaaatcacaaaacaaaccacaaacaaaattattatagatcattcctctacagacaagcttggattccacttgatatggaagaagactccgtcagaagacttcaagaaagactttctggaagtcttctagcacattatattttagaagactttggAAGATTTATGGGAAGTgttctagcgcattatattttagaagacttccgagaagacttcccataAGTCTTCCAATGTCTGCTCCAGATCAGGAAAACATGTATATTAAACACAGATCCgaaaaacatgcatatcaaaaaatgttcaaatggcttaaaaacagagaaaatgagtgaaatattatatagatatacttttatagaacacacaacatacatatccaagtggaagatgagaacttTCTGGTTAAAAACCtgcaacaaaaagatagattagtgagaaagacatgaaacaaaaatgaaaaattcatataaagtttggtgttttcaagtcaaagagattggagtgggtttggagagttttagttttagGAAAAAGGTAAGAACATTatgcaacaagaagttaccaaatgaagaaaaatcagacataagaacttaccaaaacgctcagatctgttatgaaagggagacttcgtcggaagacttcgtcagaagacttcctggaagtcgtctggaagtcttctagcgcattatattttagaagacttcccagaagtcttccaaatatgaaaaatccgcatatccaaatccagatctgaaaaacttgcatatccaaaaacgttcaaatggcttaagaacaaagaaaatgagtggaagattagatataTCTATCTTTATAGatcacacaaaaatacatatctaaaattaatagatatacctttaaatgagtggaagatgagaaccatgtgatgaaaaacctgcaaaacaagataaactagtgagaaagacatgagacaaaacaataaattgatataaagtttggtgtttataagttcaaagagattagagagaggttgaagagttttaaaATGAGGAACataacatttttgttgcagccatttgagaggatgagagagaatgtgtaaatttttttttatatatggagaGAAAATCTCCAAtatggttaaatattttcgattcagaagactttcaagtaagtcttctAATAGAAGAACTCATAAGTCGCccagaagactttaatatttttagcgggaaactaaaatatttttagcgggagttaGAATACTTTCAGAGAAGTCTTCTAATCGCCAAATGACTTACCTATTAGTCGTCTAGActctaaacataacccctaaactaaattaactaactaaacacttcataaaatcaaattaaacttaaaaagtgtttattatacacagaaataaacacatataagtaaaatattaatttttcaaaaaaattatttatgatttccaaaatctaaccctaagaatacatacaatactacaataTATTTTGTCAAACCTTaagccaaagaatatcatgattaactactttcactcatctatgttgaaaactattcaattttattatatcttaatttatatcacttaaaactgtttataattacatgattttaatttttcacttgtcaaaatattgttttaaaaaaattaaaaattatttttaagatcaactatacTGGAAGACTTCCATGGACGTCGTCTAAACGACATACAATATCTCAGAAGAATAACAAGACTTTccggggctatattcgtaaaaatgagttctgttttttgtttgatcaCAAGGGACTGACTGTAATTTCACAAagcttttaggttacttttgcatttgattcaagtttgagtatacttttgcaattaaagacaagttttgagtcatatttggcaaattcTCCTTCAAATTTCATTGTAAATAATCCAAGAGTTGTTGGTTAGAAAAGTATAAATTAACagtatacaatataagaaacctaacaaaaaatagataataaaaataaaattcatgtttaAAAGGACAAAAAACATACACAATGCATTACAATTTCcggtttaataatttaaatgaagcGGACGTTTTATAAATTACATTACTTAATATAGGTTATTCAGTCAAAgattaaattcatacaaacaaTTCGATCAACATATATGTATGACCAAAACCTAAGATACAAGTATAATCacaaagaaattaatatttaaGTTAATGTTAAATTGAACAAAATTTATCGTAAATATCATATAATGTAAGGTTTTAATTAGTgttcatgttttaataatagagatattactaataatttgaaacaaaaaattaaatagctGCATGCAAACTATAAAAATTGttggttttaaaaatattaaattaaactattagtAATATgataatgttaaaattatataccactaattttgtaaataaattatttatatgtataaaaatgaaaaataatcacCGCACAAGATCTAGTATTTAATTAAAGATCACAAAAACAGTGgcgttttattttttgatcgACGACATACGAAACAGAATAGGAGCAAAAATATTGCATGGGAGGGATAAGTCCAAATGGTACGTATCGAGAAATGTAACAAGAAAAGGGCTTCAAACATTTAACCAGGCCTTTAGGATCCGTCCCGTTGTGTATAGCATGAAAGAATCTTCGCCGTTTAAAGCTTGCGAGTGAGAgatgtatataatataacttgTCCCACATCGCTTACATTTGATAAGAAGGACTCGCTAACCAGAGTATAAGAAGAGAAGGGGGGATAACTAGCAAATTACTTACCTGGACGGGGTCAACTCGTGATCAAGAAGACGAGTGGCCTAGGCTAGTGACCTCCATTGCACTTACGGGAGGGGCGCTTAGCTTAAGGTCTCCCCAAGTGGGAGAGCCTGCGTCATTATTTGTGGCAGAGGGAGCCTGCGTTCGCGCGGCTCCTACCATCTATTATCAGTCTTAAATGTTGGTCCCAACCAAAAGGGTGAAAGTAAAGCCCTGCAAAGAACTTGTTGAAGtcctaaatattttattttcaaaataagttAGCTCTTTAACATTGTTCTGTTTATTTTCATGCCAGCTCCGTTACATGAGAATCAATCGCTGAATGATCTAACACTCGTACAAAAGTTACCAGCATGTTTTTGCTTTATAAATCGCCATCAAGAAATAGTCGAACTGAATATCCTTTGAATGAACGTCGGGTGCGTATCCAGAAAATGGCTTCAAACACTTAACCAGGCTTTTTGCCGTGTAAAGCTTGTGAGAGTCTGAGAGATGTGTAAATTGTCCCACATCGGTTACGTTAAAAGGGAAGGACTCGCTTACCGTAGTATAAAAAGAGAAGGGGAGCGAACAAGCAAATCACTTACCTGGACGGGGTCAACTCGTGATCAAGAAGACGAGTGGCCTAGGCTAGTAACCTCCATTGCACTAAGGAGGGGCGCTTAGCCTAAGGTCTCCCCAAGTGGGAGAGCCTGCGTCATTATTTGTGGCAGAGGGAACCTGCGTTCGCGCGGCTCCTACCATTCACTCTTGGTCTTAAATGTTTGTCGCAATCAAAAGGGAGAAGTAATGCCCTGCAAAGAAAATGCTGTAAATCctaaatatcttattttcaatatttgttGGTGTGCACTATGAATTATAGTACTAAGAACTTATATACAAACCCCATAGCAAAATACTGGAGTAAGCCGAAAATATACTTGAGATCTCAAGAACATAACTCAATGTAGATATATGATCAAATTACATacattttgttgttttcttacAGTCAACAGACAGATGGAGTGTTCATTAAAGAAAATATGTGTtcaataagataaataatacTCATTATTCATGTATCTCTTGACTCTTCAATACAAAGCTAACATTATTCTGGTTATCCCACAATATCACTTGTTGAAAATAAACAACAACTCCAACAGTTGAATGATCTAATACTCGTGGATAAGTTATATTTTTCTCTCCCTTTATAAATCATCATCAAGTATCATAGAGCTGAAAATCCCTTGAACGAACTCGCTCTGTTTCAACTTTTCTCTGTGATCCTCTGCCGAAAGcgacttcttctcaacactccttCAAAATCCAGATCAAGACAAGAACAATCAGCGAGTGAATGTAAGAAAACCAATCTGAGGATGATGAATGAAGCAAATACCGTTCAGGAAAACTCTGGTTCGATGTTTTCTTGGCAGAACTTGACTCTGAAATGAAAAGTCCATCTGCCATCGGCGAAATGAACGAAGAAAGCAAAGGGTCAGCAGCTGTACTGGACGATGAAGGAGGTACAACAACACGCGAAGATCCTTCAAACAAGCTTTGAAAGTTTCCATCAGGAAACTCTCTCTTCAAGATTGATAGCATGGACTGAGCCCCGCCTCTTCttgttgattttctttttcGCGTTGTCACGTGATATTTTAGTTAAGGAATGAATGAAACACAATGCATTGAAGGAAAtcacataaattaaaatgatggttgataaaaattaaaaaaggataTCTTGAACATGTTTGCATGTTGAAGGGTTATATGAGCAACCATATCAGAGCTCACTTTCACCGCGCAAACGGGGCATACCTACAAGGAAATAATGTTAATCTACaatcaatgttcaagaaatctcTAGACAGTAAGTAATTAAGTGatttatagaaaattattgATTAGACGTatgcctagaccgatttttttGAGCGCTTAGAccagttttgaaaaaaaatcgtTCTAAAAATCATTTCGCTTAGACCCAAATTTACCATTTAGGCGGGCagctagaccgatttttagaacactgtcCGCAATAAAAGAAACTCTCCTGACAATTAAACAAGGGTCCTATCCTGATTTGGACACATCTTCATTAGGCTACTTCCACTTCCTTATTGTATGTCCAAGGTGAAACAACTACTAAACAAAGAGCAGTGGTTTGCCTAATCTACTAAGAACTATGTGATGAAACATTAATTAGATGTTGATATTAGAGGAGAGTATGGAAGAGATACTTTACCCCGTTTATTGTGTCCATAGGATGATTTTCGTCTATGTGGCAGCACAGAGAGACAATATCAAAGTAGTCAGAGCAGAAGGGGCAAGCATACTCTTCCCTGAACTCCTCTTCTCCCTCTGCCTCCTCAAACCCCAAGAAGTTATCTGCATTTAtcatcaaaaaacaaaaagtaaacaATCAGACATGGCACaactacaaaacaaaacaaaacagggACTTGAAAAAGATAGGACTACTAAAAGTGTGTTCCATTCTTGTGGTTACACGACAAATATAAATGGGGATCAGAAGGAACACTGAGATATGTAATAAAGTTGGGAGTTATGTAATAAACAACGTTTTACCAAAAACAGGTTTTTTTGTATGTCTTGTTGTTAAATCAAGAATCAAAGATTCCAACTTTTGACAAAGTTCACCATACCTAAGCCTAAAAACAAAACGCTTACACATAAAACTAACACACACACGCTTGATCAAATAAAGCCCCACCACGAGACTCAAATGCCTCAAAGACAGAAACTTTTCTCCATTTCTTGGTTCTCTATGTCAATGATTTTCGGACAGGATGTATttaattacaacaaaaaaacaattttctcgatttttattttctctaataTCGTTTCTTTATCAATCGTACAATTAATATAAGCcaacaaaaaatcaaatctcaaaaataaaacaaagaacaaatatcatatttttttttcaactcacCAGATCGCGACAAGAAATCGAGCTGGTATCTTCTCGAAGCCGATGCGAGACGATCACTCCATGAATCAGAATCCATTTTTTCCTCGATCGAATCCCAAAATAAATTCGAAGAATCAAGAGAGAGATACCAAACAAATCAAGATTCTCGGTACGGACAAAGACAATACGAATATTCCGATCAACGGATCAAAAATATTCCGGCGAGATGCAAAGACGTATtaagaagaagacgacgacgacgCTGCGTTGTTTTCCGGAAgttgtctgtttttttttttaattgtttggaTAGAGAGTGAGAGACATAGGAGAGGAGACgagttctctctctctatgtaataataataataatatctgAATTTTGAATTAGTTTTATTACATGTATTTACTTCCTTAATTAGttgtctttttaaaaatttaatctaTCGTTTATAACAGCCCGCACGAATGCATGCCGTTTAAACCTTTTACCCGCCGTGTATTTCCCTCTGGTAACATAAAACTGGCACGGTTTTCCGCTTATTGAACACGTCAATGTGTTAGTTGCATGCATACGTGTCTAAACATTATTGGTTTGGTTATGGTACGTTGGTGAAGCAGGTGAACTTAACCCGCGCAAACAGAGTTTTCACTGTTtcaaagatttttttgtattttatattcatttttaataatacactaactttttattttgacatcaattttttttttgggtgcatACAGACTGTCAATGCAAAGGCTTTGACCACGAAATGGCTTTGACCAATCGTTTCTACGGGTCAGGACTGTTGATACAAAACAGGCCCAACTTCACTACGTTAATATATTCAAAAAGAATGGCCCAAAGAGCGTGGATAAAATAAAGGGCAAAACTGTCTTTTCAGAGATACTCTGTTTATTTCTTTCAGGCGAGAACAGAGCTGCAAGACAATAATAGTAGACAAAGAGCAGCTTGTTCTTCCTCCTTTAAACTCTTTCTTTTCTTGAGAGACACGCAAAATTTTGATGACAATATTGAtgtgtttatcttcttcttgtatGCCTTGTGTCTATGAATGCCCAAGAACTCGGATCGTCTCTGTCTCATGAATCTGATCCCACATGCATTGCACAGTGACTGCGAATTCCATTACAAAACCAAAGGGATACCAAGTTAAGAATACTACTTGAACTACATGATATCCTATTAATATCAAACAAAGTTATAAGTATAGTAACTGAAGGTAGAAAGAAGAGACCTTGGGACCAGATGGTCCACCTCTCCACATTGGTGTCTTGGTGGTTCTGCAATCACTGCAACACCtaactctcttcttctcttcttccattTCTCTATCTAAAATTTAGACGCGCAACAATGACATATTAGAGCATGTCCTCTCTTGGATCAATCAAATCAAAGGAACCAACCAACCTTTAGATTTAGATGTAACAACAGTAGCCGAGAACTAAAACCCTGACCAAAATAAATGGCCTTTTGGCTTTGGAAAGGGCCTGACTACTATAAAGTCAAGAAGATTGATATGGAGAAACTATGACAAGATTGCTAGTTCTTCCTTTTTTGTGGTATGAGACTATGAGTCAATCATCAAGAAAGGCTTAAGATCTCCTTAAAAACCCTTTGAAACAAGTGTGATTTTGGTA encodes:
- the LOC125581869 gene encoding protein DEHYDRATION-INDUCED 19 homolog 6-like, with the translated sequence MDSDSWSDRLASASRRYQLDFLSRSDNFLGFEEAEGEEEFREEYACPFCSDYFDIVSLCCHIDENHPMDTINGVCPVCAVKVSSDMVAHITLQHANMFKVTTRKRKSTRRGGAQSMLSILKREFPDGNFQSLFEGSSRVVVPPSSSSTAADPLLSSFISPMADGLFISESSSAKKTSNQSFPERSVEKKSLSAEDHREKLKQSEFVQGIFSSMILDDDL